The following coding sequences lie in one Carassius gibelio isolate Cgi1373 ecotype wild population from Czech Republic chromosome A17, carGib1.2-hapl.c, whole genome shotgun sequence genomic window:
- the LOC127933495 gene encoding E3 SUMO-protein ligase ZBED1-like yields the protein MMERILEQQRALSQVLSENRSTRHLVPSWQDIEVLESVNKALKPLQDFTDALSGEEYVSISYLLPVLRLLNTQTLAADEEDTELTCSIKTKVLGYMEAKYEDPATQTLLNIATFLDPRFKKDYIPKEQREEISLRIKSEMKEAQPAVAISSSSVGAAVSGAEAEPCQSATATSTKRMKKSLGSLLQTSVTSPSESSDHATIEAEFNSYILIPKIHSEQDPLAWWGIHKVNFPHLSKLAEKYLCVPATSTPSERLFSTPGNVVTCQRASLKPNKVDMLVFLSKNF from the exons ATGATGGAAAGGATCCTGGAACAGCAGAGGGCTCTGTCACAAGTTCTCTCTGAAAATCGGAGTACAAGACATCTGGTTCCATCTTGGCAGGACATTGAGGTCCTTGAGTCCGTAAACAAGGCATTGAAGCCACTTCAAGattttacagatgctttgtctGGGGAAGAATACGTGAGCATTTCCTATCTACTTCCAGTTCTTCGTTTACTGAACACACAAACCCTTGCTGCTGACGAGGAAGACACAGAGCTGACATGCTCAATTAAAACCAAAGTGCTGGGCTACATGGAGGCAAAATATGAGGATCCTGCAACCCAAACTCTCTTGAACATTGCCACTTTTTTAGATCCAAGGTTCAAAAAAGACTACATTCCTAAGGAACAACGGGAAGAAATTAGTTTAAGGATAAAATCAGAAATGAAG gaGGCACAACCTGCTGTTGccatatcatcatcatcagtgggTGCTGCTGTGTCAGGTGCTGAGGCTGAGCCATGTCAAAGTGCCACAGCCACAAGTACAAAGAGGATGAAGAAGTCTTTAGGAAGTCTCTTACAGACCTCAGTCACATCTCCCTCTGAATCCTCTGACCATGCAACCATTGAAGCAGAATTTAACAGCTACATTCTGATCCCCAAAATCCACAGTGAGCAGGACCCTTTGGCATGGTGGGGAATTCACAAGGTAAATTTCCCCCACTTAAGCAAGCTGGCGGAAAAATATCTTTGTGTGCCTGCCACTAGCACACCATCTGAAAGACTTTTCAGCACACCAGGCAATGTAGTTACATGTCAGCGTGCATCCCTGAAACCAAACAAAGTGGACATGCTGGTTTTCTTGTCCAAAAATTTTTAG
- the LOC128031784 gene encoding frizzled-3 isoform X2, with amino-acid sequence MGVVDFCIENKPSCLRLASQSCPTVFCRSSMGHIVDLPLRRMWLFTALLVLSQFMSSLGIHMDSVGSHSMFTCESIGLRMCQDLPYNTTFMPNLLNHYDQQTAALAMEPFHPMVNLQCSPDLRPFLCALYAPVCMEYGRVSLPCRSLCTHAKRDCQKLMDMFGVTWPEETECSRFPDCEESYPRDVDLLVNEDPTDQSSVSVQRDYGFWCPRELKVEPELGYMFLGVRDCSPPCPNMYFRREELTFARYFIGVVSIVCLSATLFTFLTFLIDVTRFRYPERPIIFYAVCYMMVSLVFFLGFLLEDRVACNAANPSHFKTSTVTQGSHNKACTLLFMVLYFFTMAGSVWWVILTITWFLAAVPKWGSEAIEKKALLFHASAWGIPGMLTIALLALNKIEGDNISGVCFVGLYDVHTLRWFVLAPLCLDVLVGVSLLLAGIVALNRVRMEIPLEKENQDKLVKFMIRIGVFSVLYLVPLLTMVGCYLYEQTYRSVWEITWVQERCRDYHIPCPFQVEQTSRPDLVLFLMKYLMVLVVGIPSVFWVASKKTCFEWASFFHGRRRKDGAVNESRQVLQEPDFVQSLLRDPNTPIIRKSRGTSTQGTSTHASSTHLAMLDDVRSKASSVHSKMSSYHSRDDRFTPSSHRGMEERPAHGSMPRLNEQLSHHSSLHRLNSQSRHGSARDLSDTPAANITHGSSMDCVVEDDGTSA; translated from the exons ATGGGTGTGGTGGATTTCTGCATAGAGAATAAACCCTCGTGCTTGCGTTTGGCCTCTCAGTCCTGTCCCACTGTGTTCTGCCGTTCAAGCATGGGGCACATTGTGGATTTACCTTTGCGAAGGATGTGGCTCTTCACTGCTCTGCTGGTTCTCTCCCAGTTCATGAGCAGCCTGGGCATCCACATGGATTCGGTGGGCAGTCACAGCATGTTCACCTGCGAGTCGATCGGCCTCCGAATGTGCCAGGATCTTCCCTACAACACCACCTTCATGCCCAACCTCCTCAACCACTACGACCAGCAGACGGCCGCTCTGGCGATGGAG CCCTTCCACCCCATGGTGAACCTGCAGTGTTCTCCAGACCTCCGGCCGTTCCTGTGTGCCCTGTATGCCCCCGTGTGTATGGAGTATGGACGCGTGTCTCTGCCGTGCCGGAGCCTGTGCACACATGCTAAGAGAGACTGCCAGAAGCTCATGGACATGTTTGGAGTCACCTGGCCGGAGGAGACGGAGTGCAGCAG GTTCCCGGACTGTGAGGAGTCTTACCCTCGTGATGTAGATCTGCTCGTGAACGAGGACCCCACTGACCAGTCGTCCGTGTCTGTTCAGCGTGACTATGGCTTCTGGTGTCCTCGCGAGCTCAAAGTGGAGCCTGAGCTCGGCTACATGTTTCTCGGTGTGCGCGACTGCTCCCCTCCCTGTCCCAACATGTACTTCCGGCGCGAGGAGCTCACCTTCGCCCGCTACTTCATTGGCGTCGTCTCCATCGTCTGCCTCTCGGCCACGCTCTTCACCTTCCTCACCTTCCTCATCGACGTCACACGCTTCCGCTACCCGGAGCGGCCCATCATCTTCTACGCCGTCTGCTACATGATGGTGTCACTGGTGTTTTTCTTGGGCTTTCTGCTGGAGGATCGCGTAGCGTGTAACGCAGCCAATCCCAGCCACTTCAAAACGTCCACGGTGACTCAAGGCTCGCATAACAAGGCTTGCACGCTGCTTTTTATGGTGCTGTACTTCTTTACCATGGCCGGAAGCGTTTGGTGGGTCATTCTTACCATCACCTGGTTTTTAGCCGCTGTTCCCAAATGGGGCAGTGAAGCCATTGAGAAGAAAGCGTTGCTCTTCCATGCCAGCGCTTGGGGGATACCTGGCATGCTAACCATAGCCCTGCTGGCTCTGAATAAGATCGAGGGTGATAACATCAGCGGTGTGTGTTTCGTGGGCTTGTACGACGTTCACACTCTCCGCTGGTTCGTGCTGGCGCCGCTCTGTCTGGACGTCCTGGTAGGAGTGTCGCTGCTGCTGGCCGGGATTGTAGCGCTCAACAGAGTCCGAATGGAGATTCCCCTGGAGAAGGAGAATCAGGACAAGCTGGTGAAGTTCATGATCCGGATCGGTGTGTTTTCGGTGCTGTATCTGGTGCCGCTGCTGACCATGGTGGGCTGTTACCTGTATGAACAGACGTACCGCTCCGTTTGGGAGATCACATGGGTGCAGGAGCGCTGCAGAGACTACCACATACCCTGCCCTTTCCAG GTGGAGCAGACCAGCAGGCCTGACCTCGTCCTGTTCCTCATGAAGTACCTGATGGTGCTGGTGGTTGGGATCCCGTCGGTGTTCTGGGTGGCCAGTAAGAAGACCTGCTTCGAGTGGGCCAGCTTCTTCCACGGCCGCAGACGCAAAGA CGGTGCGGTGAACGAGAGCCGGCAGGTTCTGCAGGAGCCAGACTTTGTTCAGTCTCTGCTGCGAGACCCGAACACTCCCATCATCCGTAAATCCCGCGGGACGTCCACTCAGGGCACGTCCACCCACGCCTCCTCCACACACCTGGCCATGCTGGACGACGTGCGGAGCAAAGCCAGCAGCGTCCACAGCAAGATGAGCAGCTATCACAGCAGAGACGACAG GTTCACCCCCTCCAGCCACAGAGGCATGGAGGAACGCCCGGCGCACGGGAGCATGCCACGACTCAACGAGCAGCTGTCCCATCACAGCAGCCTTCACCGCCTCAACAGTCAGTCCAGACACGGCAGCGCCCGAGACCTGAGCGACACGCCGGCCGCTAACATCACGCACGGATCCAGTATGGACTGTGTGGTGGAGGACGACGGGACAAGTGCGTAA
- the LOC128031784 gene encoding frizzled-3 isoform X3 — protein sequence MGVVDFCIENKPSCLRLASQSCPTVFCRSSMGHIVDLPLRRMWLFTALLVLSQFMSSLGIHMDSVGSHSMFTCESIGLRMCQDLPYNTTFMPNLLNHYDQQTAALAMEPFHPMVNLQCSPDLRPFLCALYAPVCMEYGRVSLPCRSLCTHAKRDCQKLMDMFGVTWPEETECSRFPDCEESYPRDVDLLVNEDPTDQSSVSVQRDYGFWCPRELKVEPELGYMFLGVRDCSPPCPNMYFRREELTFARYFIGVVSIVCLSATLFTFLTFLIDVTRFRYPERPIIFYAVCYMMVSLVFFLGFLLEDRVACNAANPSHFKTSTVTQGSHNKACTLLFMVLYFFTMAGSVWWVILTITWFLAAVPKWGSEAIEKKALLFHASAWGIPGMLTIALLALNKIEGDNISGVCFVGLYDVHTLRWFVLAPLCLDVLVGVSLLLAGIVALNRVRMEIPLEKENQDKLVKFMIRIGVFSVLYLVPLLTMVGCYLYEQTYRSVWEITWVQERCRDYHIPCPFQPCVRMQLCRLLFRYSASLLILVSFIIGLVKSCCAACIVVCWRTMPRGDGVMLEFQLEDRPPSRCD from the exons ATGGGTGTGGTGGATTTCTGCATAGAGAATAAACCCTCGTGCTTGCGTTTGGCCTCTCAGTCCTGTCCCACTGTGTTCTGCCGTTCAAGCATGGGGCACATTGTGGATTTACCTTTGCGAAGGATGTGGCTCTTCACTGCTCTGCTGGTTCTCTCCCAGTTCATGAGCAGCCTGGGCATCCACATGGATTCGGTGGGCAGTCACAGCATGTTCACCTGCGAGTCGATCGGCCTCCGAATGTGCCAGGATCTTCCCTACAACACCACCTTCATGCCCAACCTCCTCAACCACTACGACCAGCAGACGGCCGCTCTGGCGATGGAG CCCTTCCACCCCATGGTGAACCTGCAGTGTTCTCCAGACCTCCGGCCGTTCCTGTGTGCCCTGTATGCCCCCGTGTGTATGGAGTATGGACGCGTGTCTCTGCCGTGCCGGAGCCTGTGCACACATGCTAAGAGAGACTGCCAGAAGCTCATGGACATGTTTGGAGTCACCTGGCCGGAGGAGACGGAGTGCAGCAG GTTCCCGGACTGTGAGGAGTCTTACCCTCGTGATGTAGATCTGCTCGTGAACGAGGACCCCACTGACCAGTCGTCCGTGTCTGTTCAGCGTGACTATGGCTTCTGGTGTCCTCGCGAGCTCAAAGTGGAGCCTGAGCTCGGCTACATGTTTCTCGGTGTGCGCGACTGCTCCCCTCCCTGTCCCAACATGTACTTCCGGCGCGAGGAGCTCACCTTCGCCCGCTACTTCATTGGCGTCGTCTCCATCGTCTGCCTCTCGGCCACGCTCTTCACCTTCCTCACCTTCCTCATCGACGTCACACGCTTCCGCTACCCGGAGCGGCCCATCATCTTCTACGCCGTCTGCTACATGATGGTGTCACTGGTGTTTTTCTTGGGCTTTCTGCTGGAGGATCGCGTAGCGTGTAACGCAGCCAATCCCAGCCACTTCAAAACGTCCACGGTGACTCAAGGCTCGCATAACAAGGCTTGCACGCTGCTTTTTATGGTGCTGTACTTCTTTACCATGGCCGGAAGCGTTTGGTGGGTCATTCTTACCATCACCTGGTTTTTAGCCGCTGTTCCCAAATGGGGCAGTGAAGCCATTGAGAAGAAAGCGTTGCTCTTCCATGCCAGCGCTTGGGGGATACCTGGCATGCTAACCATAGCCCTGCTGGCTCTGAATAAGATCGAGGGTGATAACATCAGCGGTGTGTGTTTCGTGGGCTTGTACGACGTTCACACTCTCCGCTGGTTCGTGCTGGCGCCGCTCTGTCTGGACGTCCTGGTAGGAGTGTCGCTGCTGCTGGCCGGGATTGTAGCGCTCAACAGAGTCCGAATGGAGATTCCCCTGGAGAAGGAGAATCAGGACAAGCTGGTGAAGTTCATGATCCGGATCGGTGTGTTTTCGGTGCTGTATCTGGTGCCGCTGCTGACCATGGTGGGCTGTTACCTGTATGAACAGACGTACCGCTCCGTTTGGGAGATCACATGGGTGCAGGAGCGCTGCAGAGACTACCACATACCCTGCCCTTTCCAG CCCTGTGTCAGGATGCAGTTGTGCAGATTGCTCTTCAGATACAGTGCATCTCTTTTGATCTTGGTGTCTTTCATCATTGGGCTTGTTAAGTCCTGCTGTGCTGCCTGTATTGTGGTCTGTTGGAGAACAATGCCGAGGggagatggtgtgatgctggAGTTTCAGCTGGAGGACAGACCCCCGTCCCGCTGTGATTAA
- the LOC128031784 gene encoding frizzled-3 isoform X1 → MGVVDFCIENKPSCLRLASQSCPTVFCRSSMGHIVDLPLRRMWLFTALLVLSQFMSSLGIHMDSVGSHSMFTCESIGLRMCQDLPYNTTFMPNLLNHYDQQTAALAMEPFHPMVNLQCSPDLRPFLCALYAPVCMEYGRVSLPCRSLCTHAKRDCQKLMDMFGVTWPEETECSRFPDCEESYPRDVDLLVNEDPTDQSSVSVQRDYGFWCPRELKVEPELGYMFLGVRDCSPPCPNMYFRREELTFARYFIGVVSIVCLSATLFTFLTFLIDVTRFRYPERPIIFYAVCYMMVSLVFFLGFLLEDRVACNAANPSHFKTSTVTQGSHNKACTLLFMVLYFFTMAGSVWWVILTITWFLAAVPKWGSEAIEKKALLFHASAWGIPGMLTIALLALNKIEGDNISGVCFVGLYDVHTLRWFVLAPLCLDVLVGVSLLLAGIVALNRVRMEIPLEKENQDKLVKFMIRIGVFSVLYLVPLLTMVGCYLYEQTYRSVWEITWVQERCRDYHIPCPFQVEQTSRPDLVLFLMKYLMVLVVGIPSVFWVASKKTCFEWASFFHGRRRKDSGAVNESRQVLQEPDFVQSLLRDPNTPIIRKSRGTSTQGTSTHASSTHLAMLDDVRSKASSVHSKMSSYHSRDDRFTPSSHRGMEERPAHGSMPRLNEQLSHHSSLHRLNSQSRHGSARDLSDTPAANITHGSSMDCVVEDDGTSA, encoded by the exons ATGGGTGTGGTGGATTTCTGCATAGAGAATAAACCCTCGTGCTTGCGTTTGGCCTCTCAGTCCTGTCCCACTGTGTTCTGCCGTTCAAGCATGGGGCACATTGTGGATTTACCTTTGCGAAGGATGTGGCTCTTCACTGCTCTGCTGGTTCTCTCCCAGTTCATGAGCAGCCTGGGCATCCACATGGATTCGGTGGGCAGTCACAGCATGTTCACCTGCGAGTCGATCGGCCTCCGAATGTGCCAGGATCTTCCCTACAACACCACCTTCATGCCCAACCTCCTCAACCACTACGACCAGCAGACGGCCGCTCTGGCGATGGAG CCCTTCCACCCCATGGTGAACCTGCAGTGTTCTCCAGACCTCCGGCCGTTCCTGTGTGCCCTGTATGCCCCCGTGTGTATGGAGTATGGACGCGTGTCTCTGCCGTGCCGGAGCCTGTGCACACATGCTAAGAGAGACTGCCAGAAGCTCATGGACATGTTTGGAGTCACCTGGCCGGAGGAGACGGAGTGCAGCAG GTTCCCGGACTGTGAGGAGTCTTACCCTCGTGATGTAGATCTGCTCGTGAACGAGGACCCCACTGACCAGTCGTCCGTGTCTGTTCAGCGTGACTATGGCTTCTGGTGTCCTCGCGAGCTCAAAGTGGAGCCTGAGCTCGGCTACATGTTTCTCGGTGTGCGCGACTGCTCCCCTCCCTGTCCCAACATGTACTTCCGGCGCGAGGAGCTCACCTTCGCCCGCTACTTCATTGGCGTCGTCTCCATCGTCTGCCTCTCGGCCACGCTCTTCACCTTCCTCACCTTCCTCATCGACGTCACACGCTTCCGCTACCCGGAGCGGCCCATCATCTTCTACGCCGTCTGCTACATGATGGTGTCACTGGTGTTTTTCTTGGGCTTTCTGCTGGAGGATCGCGTAGCGTGTAACGCAGCCAATCCCAGCCACTTCAAAACGTCCACGGTGACTCAAGGCTCGCATAACAAGGCTTGCACGCTGCTTTTTATGGTGCTGTACTTCTTTACCATGGCCGGAAGCGTTTGGTGGGTCATTCTTACCATCACCTGGTTTTTAGCCGCTGTTCCCAAATGGGGCAGTGAAGCCATTGAGAAGAAAGCGTTGCTCTTCCATGCCAGCGCTTGGGGGATACCTGGCATGCTAACCATAGCCCTGCTGGCTCTGAATAAGATCGAGGGTGATAACATCAGCGGTGTGTGTTTCGTGGGCTTGTACGACGTTCACACTCTCCGCTGGTTCGTGCTGGCGCCGCTCTGTCTGGACGTCCTGGTAGGAGTGTCGCTGCTGCTGGCCGGGATTGTAGCGCTCAACAGAGTCCGAATGGAGATTCCCCTGGAGAAGGAGAATCAGGACAAGCTGGTGAAGTTCATGATCCGGATCGGTGTGTTTTCGGTGCTGTATCTGGTGCCGCTGCTGACCATGGTGGGCTGTTACCTGTATGAACAGACGTACCGCTCCGTTTGGGAGATCACATGGGTGCAGGAGCGCTGCAGAGACTACCACATACCCTGCCCTTTCCAG GTGGAGCAGACCAGCAGGCCTGACCTCGTCCTGTTCCTCATGAAGTACCTGATGGTGCTGGTGGTTGGGATCCCGTCGGTGTTCTGGGTGGCCAGTAAGAAGACCTGCTTCGAGTGGGCCAGCTTCTTCCACGGCCGCAGACGCAAAGA CAGCGGTGCGGTGAACGAGAGCCGGCAGGTTCTGCAGGAGCCAGACTTTGTTCAGTCTCTGCTGCGAGACCCGAACACTCCCATCATCCGTAAATCCCGCGGGACGTCCACTCAGGGCACGTCCACCCACGCCTCCTCCACACACCTGGCCATGCTGGACGACGTGCGGAGCAAAGCCAGCAGCGTCCACAGCAAGATGAGCAGCTATCACAGCAGAGACGACAG GTTCACCCCCTCCAGCCACAGAGGCATGGAGGAACGCCCGGCGCACGGGAGCATGCCACGACTCAACGAGCAGCTGTCCCATCACAGCAGCCTTCACCGCCTCAACAGTCAGTCCAGACACGGCAGCGCCCGAGACCTGAGCGACACGCCGGCCGCTAACATCACGCACGGATCCAGTATGGACTGTGTGGTGGAGGACGACGGGACAAGTGCGTAA